A window of the Gossypium hirsutum isolate 1008001.06 chromosome A05, Gossypium_hirsutum_v2.1, whole genome shotgun sequence genome harbors these coding sequences:
- the LOC107924548 gene encoding oxysterol-binding protein-related protein 1C isoform X6 produces the protein MSNPSVRNLSPSSSAPISRSKSTLPLDQIQCPCSPSHQVHYNRSRSVNYYNRMKQKNGESSGREVTAALVDVKLNNIVGNGISGVLYKWVNYGKGWKPRWFVLQDGVLSYYKLHGPDKIVVSQETEKGCKVIGEESLRIITSCRKPICHQSLTRRKPFGEVHLKVSSIRESKSDDKRFSIYTGTKMLHLRAETRDDKVAWIEALQAVKDMFPRIPNSELMVQVNNASVSTEKLRQQLMQEGVSELAIQDSQQIMRTEFLTMQKQMLLLRQKQYLLIETLRQLEAEKVDLENTVVNESQNKSNQEAYAMVKHDRSGNTTDSDDDPERVDAAEEETDDDDHNFFDTREFLSSSSFKDNGSDVRASSFSSDDGLNTLGSEDDTDPQIKSVGNSFPYIKRRKKLPDPVEKEKGVSLWSMIKDNIGKDLTKVCLPVYFNEPLSSLQKCFEDLEYSYLLDRANEWGKRGNSLMRILNVAAFAVSGYSSTEGRICKPFNPLLGETYEADFPDKGVHFFSEKVSHHPTIVACHCEGTGWKFWGDSNLKSKFWGRSIMLEPVGVLTLEFEDGEVFQWSKVTTSIYNLILGKLYCDHYGTMQIKGNREYSCKLKFKEQSIVDRNPRQVHGVVQGKNGETAATLFGKWNESMQYVNGECSVKGKGQESLSEADLLWKKSKPPKFPTRYNLTRFAITLNEVTPDLKEKLPPTDSRLRPDQRYLENGEYEMANSEKLRLEQRQRQEMMMGLQT, from the exons ATGAGTAATCCTTCTGTGAGAAACCTTTCCCCTTCCTCTTCCGCTCCTATATCCCGATCCAAGTCGACCCTACCTTTGGATCAAATTCAGTGCCCGTGCAGTCCAAGCCACCAGGTTCACTATAATCGTAGCAGAAGCGTGAATTATTATAATCGGATGAAACAGAAGAACGGAGAGTCGTCGGGACGAGAGGTGACGGCGGCCCTAGTGGATGTGAAGCTAAACAACATTGTAGGGAACGGGATATCCGGAGTGCTTTACAAATGGGTGAATTACGGGAAAGGTTGGAAACCGAGGTGGTTCGTTTTGCAAGACGGAGTGCTATCATATTATAAACTCCATGGACCTGATAAGATCGTCGTCAGCCAAGAAACGGAAAAAGGATGCAAAGTTATCGGCGAAGAGTCTCTTCGTATTATAACCAGTTGTCGCAAACCCATTTGTCATCAATCCCTCACCCGTCGCAAACCCTTCGGTGAAGTCCACCTAAAG GTTTCCTCGATTAGGGAAAGCAAATCAGATGACAAGAGGTTCTCGATTTACACCGGAACGAAAATGCTTCATTTACGAGCCGAGACGCGGGACGATAAGGTCGCGTGGATTGAAGCGCTTCAGGCGGTTAAGGATATGTTCCCTAGGATACCTAATAGCGAGCTCATGGTTCAGGTGAACAATGCGTCAGTTTCCACGGAGAAGTTGAGGCAACAGCTGATGCAGGAAGGGGTAAGCGAATTGGCTATCCAAGATAGCCAGCAGATTATGAGGACGGAATTCTTAACAATGCAGAAGCAGATGCTGTTGCTTAGACAGAAACAGTATCTCCTCATTGAAACCTTGCGTCAGTTAGAG GCAGAAAAAGTTGATCTGGAAAATACAGTGGTCAACGAGAGCCAAAACAAGTCGAATCAAGAGGCTTACGCCATGGTAAAGCATGACAGAAGTG GAAATACAACCGACTCAGATGACGACCCTGAAAGAGTTGATGCTGCAGAAGAAGAAACTGATGATGATGACCATAATTTCTTTGATACTCGTGAATTTTTATCATCGAGTTCTTTCAAAGACAATGGATCTGATGTCCGGGCGTCATCTTTCTCTTCAGATGATGGTCTTAATACTCTTGGTTCTGAAGATGACACTGATCCTCAAATCAAATCAGTTGGAAATAGCTTTCCTTACATTAAACGGCGAAAAAAATTGCCTGACCCTGTTGAAAAGGAGAAGGGTGTAAGTCTTTGGTCAATGATTAAGGATAATATTGGGAAAGACCTTACAAAAGTTTGTCTTCCTGTTTACTTCAATGAGCCTCTCTCTTCTCTTCAAAAGTGTTTTGAGGATTTGGAATATTCATATCTACTTGACCGTGCTAATGAATGGGGGAAAAGG GGGAATAGCCTCATGAGGATTCTTAATGTGGCTGCATTTGCTGTGTCTGGATATTCTTCAACAGAAGGAAGAATCTGCAAACCTTTTAATCCATTATTAGGGGAAACATATGAGGCCGACTTTCCAGATAAAGGCGTACACTTCTTCTCAGAGAAG GTCAGTCATCATCCTACGATTGTAGCATGTCATTGTGAGGGTACAGGGTGGAAATTTTGGGGTGATAGTAATTTAAAGAGCAAATTTTGGGGTCGCTCAATTATGCTTGAACCTGTTGGTGTTTTGACCTTGGAGTTTGAAGATGGAGAAGTGTTCCAATGGAGTAAG GTTACCACATCAATATACAATCTCATACTGGGAAAGTTGTACTGCGATCACTATGGTACCATGCAAATAAAAGGGAATCGTGAATATTCATGTAAGTTGAAATTCAAGGAGCAATCTATTGTAGACAGAAATCCTCGCCAG GTACATGGTGTAGTTCAAGGTAAGAATGGAGAGACAGCAGCTACGTTATTTGGAAAATGGAATGAGAGCATGCAATATGTGAATGGAGAATGTTCTGTCAAGGGAAAAGGGCAAGAGTCTTTGTCGGAAGCCGACCTACTCTGGAAAAAGAGCAAGCCTCCTAAATTTCCGACCAGATATAACTTAACACGTTTTGCCATCACATTGAATGAAGTCACTCCTGATCTAAAG GAAAAGCTACCCCCTACTGATTCAAGGCTGAGACCTGATCAGAGGTATCTGGAAAATGGGGAGTATGAAATGGCAAATTCAGAGAAGCTACGGTTGGAACAGCGGCAACGTCAG GAAATGATGATGGGATTGCAAACATGA
- the LOC107924548 gene encoding oxysterol-binding protein-related protein 1C isoform X5, which produces MSNPSVRNLSPSSSAPISRSKSTLPLDQIQCPCSPSHQVHYNRSRSVNYYNRMKQKNGESSGREVTAALVDVKLNNIVGNGISGVLYKWVNYGKGWKPRWFVLQDGVLSYYKLHGPDKIVVSQETEKGCKVIGEESLRIITSCRKPICHQSLTRRKPFGEVHLKVSSIRESKSDDKRFSIYTGTKMLHLRAETRDDKVAWIEALQAVKDMFPRIPNSELMVQVNNASVSTEKLRQQLMQEGVSELAIQDSQQIMRTEFLTMQKQMLLLRQKQYLLIETLRQLEAEKVDLENTVVNESQNKSNQEAYAMVKHDRSEGNTTDSDDDPERVDAAEEETDDDDHNFFDTREFLSSSSFKDNGSDVRASSFSSDDGLNTLGSEDDTDPQIKSVGNSFPYIKRRKKLPDPVEKEKGVSLWSMIKDNIGKDLTKVCLPVYFNEPLSSLQKCFEDLEYSYLLDRANEWGKRGNSLMRILNVAAFAVSGYSSTEGRICKPFNPLLGETYEADFPDKGVHFFSEKVSHHPTIVACHCEGTGWKFWGDSNLKSKFWGRSIMLEPVGVLTLEFEDGEVFQWSKVTTSIYNLILGKLYCDHYGTMQIKGNREYSCKLKFKEQSIVDRNPRQVHGVVQGKNGETAATLFGKWNESMQYVNGECSVKGKGQESLSEADLLWKKSKPPKFPTRYNLTRFAITLNEVTPDLKEKLPPTDSRLRPDQRYLENGEYEMANSEKLRLEQRQRQEMMMGLQT; this is translated from the exons ATGAGTAATCCTTCTGTGAGAAACCTTTCCCCTTCCTCTTCCGCTCCTATATCCCGATCCAAGTCGACCCTACCTTTGGATCAAATTCAGTGCCCGTGCAGTCCAAGCCACCAGGTTCACTATAATCGTAGCAGAAGCGTGAATTATTATAATCGGATGAAACAGAAGAACGGAGAGTCGTCGGGACGAGAGGTGACGGCGGCCCTAGTGGATGTGAAGCTAAACAACATTGTAGGGAACGGGATATCCGGAGTGCTTTACAAATGGGTGAATTACGGGAAAGGTTGGAAACCGAGGTGGTTCGTTTTGCAAGACGGAGTGCTATCATATTATAAACTCCATGGACCTGATAAGATCGTCGTCAGCCAAGAAACGGAAAAAGGATGCAAAGTTATCGGCGAAGAGTCTCTTCGTATTATAACCAGTTGTCGCAAACCCATTTGTCATCAATCCCTCACCCGTCGCAAACCCTTCGGTGAAGTCCACCTAAAG GTTTCCTCGATTAGGGAAAGCAAATCAGATGACAAGAGGTTCTCGATTTACACCGGAACGAAAATGCTTCATTTACGAGCCGAGACGCGGGACGATAAGGTCGCGTGGATTGAAGCGCTTCAGGCGGTTAAGGATATGTTCCCTAGGATACCTAATAGCGAGCTCATGGTTCAGGTGAACAATGCGTCAGTTTCCACGGAGAAGTTGAGGCAACAGCTGATGCAGGAAGGGGTAAGCGAATTGGCTATCCAAGATAGCCAGCAGATTATGAGGACGGAATTCTTAACAATGCAGAAGCAGATGCTGTTGCTTAGACAGAAACAGTATCTCCTCATTGAAACCTTGCGTCAGTTAGAG GCAGAAAAAGTTGATCTGGAAAATACAGTGGTCAACGAGAGCCAAAACAAGTCGAATCAAGAGGCTTACGCCATGGTAAAGCATGACAGAAGTG AAGGAAATACAACCGACTCAGATGACGACCCTGAAAGAGTTGATGCTGCAGAAGAAGAAACTGATGATGATGACCATAATTTCTTTGATACTCGTGAATTTTTATCATCGAGTTCTTTCAAAGACAATGGATCTGATGTCCGGGCGTCATCTTTCTCTTCAGATGATGGTCTTAATACTCTTGGTTCTGAAGATGACACTGATCCTCAAATCAAATCAGTTGGAAATAGCTTTCCTTACATTAAACGGCGAAAAAAATTGCCTGACCCTGTTGAAAAGGAGAAGGGTGTAAGTCTTTGGTCAATGATTAAGGATAATATTGGGAAAGACCTTACAAAAGTTTGTCTTCCTGTTTACTTCAATGAGCCTCTCTCTTCTCTTCAAAAGTGTTTTGAGGATTTGGAATATTCATATCTACTTGACCGTGCTAATGAATGGGGGAAAAGG GGGAATAGCCTCATGAGGATTCTTAATGTGGCTGCATTTGCTGTGTCTGGATATTCTTCAACAGAAGGAAGAATCTGCAAACCTTTTAATCCATTATTAGGGGAAACATATGAGGCCGACTTTCCAGATAAAGGCGTACACTTCTTCTCAGAGAAG GTCAGTCATCATCCTACGATTGTAGCATGTCATTGTGAGGGTACAGGGTGGAAATTTTGGGGTGATAGTAATTTAAAGAGCAAATTTTGGGGTCGCTCAATTATGCTTGAACCTGTTGGTGTTTTGACCTTGGAGTTTGAAGATGGAGAAGTGTTCCAATGGAGTAAG GTTACCACATCAATATACAATCTCATACTGGGAAAGTTGTACTGCGATCACTATGGTACCATGCAAATAAAAGGGAATCGTGAATATTCATGTAAGTTGAAATTCAAGGAGCAATCTATTGTAGACAGAAATCCTCGCCAG GTACATGGTGTAGTTCAAGGTAAGAATGGAGAGACAGCAGCTACGTTATTTGGAAAATGGAATGAGAGCATGCAATATGTGAATGGAGAATGTTCTGTCAAGGGAAAAGGGCAAGAGTCTTTGTCGGAAGCCGACCTACTCTGGAAAAAGAGCAAGCCTCCTAAATTTCCGACCAGATATAACTTAACACGTTTTGCCATCACATTGAATGAAGTCACTCCTGATCTAAAG GAAAAGCTACCCCCTACTGATTCAAGGCTGAGACCTGATCAGAGGTATCTGGAAAATGGGGAGTATGAAATGGCAAATTCAGAGAAGCTACGGTTGGAACAGCGGCAACGTCAG GAAATGATGATGGGATTGCAAACATGA
- the LOC107924548 gene encoding oxysterol-binding protein-related protein 1C isoform X2 produces the protein MSNPSVRNLSPSSSAPISRSKSTLPLDQIQCPCSPSHQVHYNRSRSVNYYNRMKQKNGESSGREVTAALVDVKLNNIVGNGISGVLYKWVNYGKGWKPRWFVLQDGVLSYYKLHGPDKIVVSQETEKGCKVIGEESLRIITSCRKPICHQSLTRRKPFGEVHLKVSSIRESKSDDKRFSIYTGTKMLHLRAETRDDKVAWIEALQAVKDMFPRIPNSELMVQVNNASVSTEKLRQQLMQEGVSELAIQDSQQIMRTEFLTMQKQMLLLRQKQYLLIETLRQLEAEKVDLENTVVNESQNKSNQEAYAMVKHDRSGNTTDSDDDPERVDAAEEETDDDDHNFFDTREFLSSSSFKDNGSDVRASSFSSDDGLNTLGSEDDTDPQIKSVGNSFPYIKRRKKLPDPVEKEKGVSLWSMIKDNIGKDLTKVCLPVYFNEPLSSLQKCFEDLEYSYLLDRANEWGKRGNSLMRILNVAAFAVSGYSSTEGRICKPFNPLLGETYEADFPDKGVHFFSEKVSHHPTIVACHCEGTGWKFWGDSNLKSKFWGRSIMLEPVGVLTLEFEDGEVFQWSKVTTSIYNLILGKLYCDHYGTMQIKGNREYSCKLKFKEQSIVDRNPRQVHGVVQGKNGETAATLFGKWNESMQYVNGECSVKGKGQESLSEADLLWKKSKPPKFPTRYNLTRFAITLNEVTPDLKEKLPPTDSRLRPDQRYLENGEYEMANSEKLRLEQRQRQARKMQERGWKPRWFAREKNNDTYRYVGGYWEARQQGKWDSCPDIFGQILSD, from the exons ATGAGTAATCCTTCTGTGAGAAACCTTTCCCCTTCCTCTTCCGCTCCTATATCCCGATCCAAGTCGACCCTACCTTTGGATCAAATTCAGTGCCCGTGCAGTCCAAGCCACCAGGTTCACTATAATCGTAGCAGAAGCGTGAATTATTATAATCGGATGAAACAGAAGAACGGAGAGTCGTCGGGACGAGAGGTGACGGCGGCCCTAGTGGATGTGAAGCTAAACAACATTGTAGGGAACGGGATATCCGGAGTGCTTTACAAATGGGTGAATTACGGGAAAGGTTGGAAACCGAGGTGGTTCGTTTTGCAAGACGGAGTGCTATCATATTATAAACTCCATGGACCTGATAAGATCGTCGTCAGCCAAGAAACGGAAAAAGGATGCAAAGTTATCGGCGAAGAGTCTCTTCGTATTATAACCAGTTGTCGCAAACCCATTTGTCATCAATCCCTCACCCGTCGCAAACCCTTCGGTGAAGTCCACCTAAAG GTTTCCTCGATTAGGGAAAGCAAATCAGATGACAAGAGGTTCTCGATTTACACCGGAACGAAAATGCTTCATTTACGAGCCGAGACGCGGGACGATAAGGTCGCGTGGATTGAAGCGCTTCAGGCGGTTAAGGATATGTTCCCTAGGATACCTAATAGCGAGCTCATGGTTCAGGTGAACAATGCGTCAGTTTCCACGGAGAAGTTGAGGCAACAGCTGATGCAGGAAGGGGTAAGCGAATTGGCTATCCAAGATAGCCAGCAGATTATGAGGACGGAATTCTTAACAATGCAGAAGCAGATGCTGTTGCTTAGACAGAAACAGTATCTCCTCATTGAAACCTTGCGTCAGTTAGAG GCAGAAAAAGTTGATCTGGAAAATACAGTGGTCAACGAGAGCCAAAACAAGTCGAATCAAGAGGCTTACGCCATGGTAAAGCATGACAGAAGTG GAAATACAACCGACTCAGATGACGACCCTGAAAGAGTTGATGCTGCAGAAGAAGAAACTGATGATGATGACCATAATTTCTTTGATACTCGTGAATTTTTATCATCGAGTTCTTTCAAAGACAATGGATCTGATGTCCGGGCGTCATCTTTCTCTTCAGATGATGGTCTTAATACTCTTGGTTCTGAAGATGACACTGATCCTCAAATCAAATCAGTTGGAAATAGCTTTCCTTACATTAAACGGCGAAAAAAATTGCCTGACCCTGTTGAAAAGGAGAAGGGTGTAAGTCTTTGGTCAATGATTAAGGATAATATTGGGAAAGACCTTACAAAAGTTTGTCTTCCTGTTTACTTCAATGAGCCTCTCTCTTCTCTTCAAAAGTGTTTTGAGGATTTGGAATATTCATATCTACTTGACCGTGCTAATGAATGGGGGAAAAGG GGGAATAGCCTCATGAGGATTCTTAATGTGGCTGCATTTGCTGTGTCTGGATATTCTTCAACAGAAGGAAGAATCTGCAAACCTTTTAATCCATTATTAGGGGAAACATATGAGGCCGACTTTCCAGATAAAGGCGTACACTTCTTCTCAGAGAAG GTCAGTCATCATCCTACGATTGTAGCATGTCATTGTGAGGGTACAGGGTGGAAATTTTGGGGTGATAGTAATTTAAAGAGCAAATTTTGGGGTCGCTCAATTATGCTTGAACCTGTTGGTGTTTTGACCTTGGAGTTTGAAGATGGAGAAGTGTTCCAATGGAGTAAG GTTACCACATCAATATACAATCTCATACTGGGAAAGTTGTACTGCGATCACTATGGTACCATGCAAATAAAAGGGAATCGTGAATATTCATGTAAGTTGAAATTCAAGGAGCAATCTATTGTAGACAGAAATCCTCGCCAG GTACATGGTGTAGTTCAAGGTAAGAATGGAGAGACAGCAGCTACGTTATTTGGAAAATGGAATGAGAGCATGCAATATGTGAATGGAGAATGTTCTGTCAAGGGAAAAGGGCAAGAGTCTTTGTCGGAAGCCGACCTACTCTGGAAAAAGAGCAAGCCTCCTAAATTTCCGACCAGATATAACTTAACACGTTTTGCCATCACATTGAATGAAGTCACTCCTGATCTAAAG GAAAAGCTACCCCCTACTGATTCAAGGCTGAGACCTGATCAGAGGTATCTGGAAAATGGGGAGTATGAAATGGCAAATTCAGAGAAGCTACGGTTGGAACAGCGGCAACGTCAG GCTCGGAAGATGCAAGAGAGAGGTTGGAAGCCAAGGTGGTTCGCAAGGGAGAAAAACAACGATACATACCGTTATGTGGGTGGATATTGGGAGGCTAGACAGCAGGGAAAGTGGGATTCATGTCCGGATATTTTTGGTCAAATCCTTTCTGATTAG
- the LOC107924548 gene encoding oxysterol-binding protein-related protein 1C isoform X1, with protein sequence MSNPSVRNLSPSSSAPISRSKSTLPLDQIQCPCSPSHQVHYNRSRSVNYYNRMKQKNGESSGREVTAALVDVKLNNIVGNGISGVLYKWVNYGKGWKPRWFVLQDGVLSYYKLHGPDKIVVSQETEKGCKVIGEESLRIITSCRKPICHQSLTRRKPFGEVHLKVSSIRESKSDDKRFSIYTGTKMLHLRAETRDDKVAWIEALQAVKDMFPRIPNSELMVQVNNASVSTEKLRQQLMQEGVSELAIQDSQQIMRTEFLTMQKQMLLLRQKQYLLIETLRQLEAEKVDLENTVVNESQNKSNQEAYAMVKHDRSEGNTTDSDDDPERVDAAEEETDDDDHNFFDTREFLSSSSFKDNGSDVRASSFSSDDGLNTLGSEDDTDPQIKSVGNSFPYIKRRKKLPDPVEKEKGVSLWSMIKDNIGKDLTKVCLPVYFNEPLSSLQKCFEDLEYSYLLDRANEWGKRGNSLMRILNVAAFAVSGYSSTEGRICKPFNPLLGETYEADFPDKGVHFFSEKVSHHPTIVACHCEGTGWKFWGDSNLKSKFWGRSIMLEPVGVLTLEFEDGEVFQWSKVTTSIYNLILGKLYCDHYGTMQIKGNREYSCKLKFKEQSIVDRNPRQVHGVVQGKNGETAATLFGKWNESMQYVNGECSVKGKGQESLSEADLLWKKSKPPKFPTRYNLTRFAITLNEVTPDLKEKLPPTDSRLRPDQRYLENGEYEMANSEKLRLEQRQRQARKMQERGWKPRWFAREKNNDTYRYVGGYWEARQQGKWDSCPDIFGQILSD encoded by the exons ATGAGTAATCCTTCTGTGAGAAACCTTTCCCCTTCCTCTTCCGCTCCTATATCCCGATCCAAGTCGACCCTACCTTTGGATCAAATTCAGTGCCCGTGCAGTCCAAGCCACCAGGTTCACTATAATCGTAGCAGAAGCGTGAATTATTATAATCGGATGAAACAGAAGAACGGAGAGTCGTCGGGACGAGAGGTGACGGCGGCCCTAGTGGATGTGAAGCTAAACAACATTGTAGGGAACGGGATATCCGGAGTGCTTTACAAATGGGTGAATTACGGGAAAGGTTGGAAACCGAGGTGGTTCGTTTTGCAAGACGGAGTGCTATCATATTATAAACTCCATGGACCTGATAAGATCGTCGTCAGCCAAGAAACGGAAAAAGGATGCAAAGTTATCGGCGAAGAGTCTCTTCGTATTATAACCAGTTGTCGCAAACCCATTTGTCATCAATCCCTCACCCGTCGCAAACCCTTCGGTGAAGTCCACCTAAAG GTTTCCTCGATTAGGGAAAGCAAATCAGATGACAAGAGGTTCTCGATTTACACCGGAACGAAAATGCTTCATTTACGAGCCGAGACGCGGGACGATAAGGTCGCGTGGATTGAAGCGCTTCAGGCGGTTAAGGATATGTTCCCTAGGATACCTAATAGCGAGCTCATGGTTCAGGTGAACAATGCGTCAGTTTCCACGGAGAAGTTGAGGCAACAGCTGATGCAGGAAGGGGTAAGCGAATTGGCTATCCAAGATAGCCAGCAGATTATGAGGACGGAATTCTTAACAATGCAGAAGCAGATGCTGTTGCTTAGACAGAAACAGTATCTCCTCATTGAAACCTTGCGTCAGTTAGAG GCAGAAAAAGTTGATCTGGAAAATACAGTGGTCAACGAGAGCCAAAACAAGTCGAATCAAGAGGCTTACGCCATGGTAAAGCATGACAGAAGTG AAGGAAATACAACCGACTCAGATGACGACCCTGAAAGAGTTGATGCTGCAGAAGAAGAAACTGATGATGATGACCATAATTTCTTTGATACTCGTGAATTTTTATCATCGAGTTCTTTCAAAGACAATGGATCTGATGTCCGGGCGTCATCTTTCTCTTCAGATGATGGTCTTAATACTCTTGGTTCTGAAGATGACACTGATCCTCAAATCAAATCAGTTGGAAATAGCTTTCCTTACATTAAACGGCGAAAAAAATTGCCTGACCCTGTTGAAAAGGAGAAGGGTGTAAGTCTTTGGTCAATGATTAAGGATAATATTGGGAAAGACCTTACAAAAGTTTGTCTTCCTGTTTACTTCAATGAGCCTCTCTCTTCTCTTCAAAAGTGTTTTGAGGATTTGGAATATTCATATCTACTTGACCGTGCTAATGAATGGGGGAAAAGG GGGAATAGCCTCATGAGGATTCTTAATGTGGCTGCATTTGCTGTGTCTGGATATTCTTCAACAGAAGGAAGAATCTGCAAACCTTTTAATCCATTATTAGGGGAAACATATGAGGCCGACTTTCCAGATAAAGGCGTACACTTCTTCTCAGAGAAG GTCAGTCATCATCCTACGATTGTAGCATGTCATTGTGAGGGTACAGGGTGGAAATTTTGGGGTGATAGTAATTTAAAGAGCAAATTTTGGGGTCGCTCAATTATGCTTGAACCTGTTGGTGTTTTGACCTTGGAGTTTGAAGATGGAGAAGTGTTCCAATGGAGTAAG GTTACCACATCAATATACAATCTCATACTGGGAAAGTTGTACTGCGATCACTATGGTACCATGCAAATAAAAGGGAATCGTGAATATTCATGTAAGTTGAAATTCAAGGAGCAATCTATTGTAGACAGAAATCCTCGCCAG GTACATGGTGTAGTTCAAGGTAAGAATGGAGAGACAGCAGCTACGTTATTTGGAAAATGGAATGAGAGCATGCAATATGTGAATGGAGAATGTTCTGTCAAGGGAAAAGGGCAAGAGTCTTTGTCGGAAGCCGACCTACTCTGGAAAAAGAGCAAGCCTCCTAAATTTCCGACCAGATATAACTTAACACGTTTTGCCATCACATTGAATGAAGTCACTCCTGATCTAAAG GAAAAGCTACCCCCTACTGATTCAAGGCTGAGACCTGATCAGAGGTATCTGGAAAATGGGGAGTATGAAATGGCAAATTCAGAGAAGCTACGGTTGGAACAGCGGCAACGTCAG GCTCGGAAGATGCAAGAGAGAGGTTGGAAGCCAAGGTGGTTCGCAAGGGAGAAAAACAACGATACATACCGTTATGTGGGTGGATATTGGGAGGCTAGACAGCAGGGAAAGTGGGATTCATGTCCGGATATTTTTGGTCAAATCCTTTCTGATTAG